The following are encoded in a window of Amaranthus tricolor cultivar Red isolate AtriRed21 chromosome 2, ASM2621246v1, whole genome shotgun sequence genomic DNA:
- the LOC130806511 gene encoding GATA transcription factor 7-like, which translates to MECMEIRALKSRFSSELAMNSTNPQSIIDDFGCVNGLSSEDFSIDDFFDLPNEDKIDGLEDEEEEKDSSNSISFQHHFDDSNSNYSTFPPDLFPVDDMQDLEIWSHLMDDSIQDPTLACPNPILDGHKRKTGYKSEPVYKPVFVEVPILTKPVPVKPRSKRLRSCNFSWSSILSEKNDLLSSPVSTLLFSSPVYNMGIIYGFEKSIKKPKKKQGLVSSAGENSPVQRRCSHCQVTKTPQWRAGPNGPKTLCNACGVRFKSGRLFPEYRPACSPSFSCEIHSNSHRKVLEMRKKKEGIEHETGSSLTVEPVLRS; encoded by the exons ATGGAGTGCATGGAAATAAGAGCCCTAAAATCAAGGTTTTCATCGGAATTAGCCATGAATTCAACAAACCCACAAAGTATTATCGATGATTTTGGGTGTGTAAATGGTTTATCAAGCGAAGATTTCTCCATTGATGACTTTTTTGACCTTCCAAATGAAGATAAAATTGATGGGttagaagatgaagaagaagaaaaagattcTTCAAATTCTATTTCTTTTCAACACCATTTTGATGATTCAAACTCTAATTACTCCACTTTTCCACCTGACCTTTTTCCG GTTGATGATATGCAAGACCTTGAAATTTGGTCACATCTAATGGATGATTCTATCCAAGACCCTACACTTGCATGTCCAAATCCAATTTTAGATGGTCATAAAAGAAAAACAGGTTATAAATCTGAACCGGTATATAAACCGGTTTTTGTAGAAGTTCCCATTTTAACTAAACCGGTTCCCGTGAAACCGAGAAGCAAACGCTTGAGGTCATGCAATTTTTCATGGAGTTCTATTTTGTCGGAAAAAAACGATTTATTATCATCACCGGTTTCAACCCTTTTATTTTCTTCCCCAGTTTATAACATGGGGATTATATACGGGTTTGAAAAATCCATTAAAAAACCGAAGAAAAAACAGGGTTTAGTTTCGTCGGCGGGAGAAAATTCACCGGTTCAGAGAAGGTGTAGTCATTGTCAGGTTACAAAAACCCCACAATGGAGAGCGGGTCCAAACGGTCCAAAGACTTTATGTAATGCATGTGGAGTCCGGTTCAAATCCGGTCGACTTTTTCCTGAATATAGACCGGCTTGCAGCCCATCTTTTTCTTGTGAAATTCATTCTAATAGCCACCGAAAAGTGTtagaaatgaggaagaaaaagGAAGGAATTGAGCATGAAACCGGTTCATCTTTGACTGTTGAACCGGTTTTGAGAAGCTAG
- the LOC130806221 gene encoding SH3 domain-containing protein 2: METIRKQATRLREQVAKQQQAVLKQFGAGGYSSDNVITDEAEFQQHQKLEKLYISTRAAKHFQRDIVRGVEGYIVTGSKQVEIGTKLSEDSRKYGGENTCTSGSTLSKAAVSFSRARAQMEKERGNLLKALGTQVAEPLRAMVMGAPLEDARHLAQRYDRMRQEAEAQAIEVSKRQAKVREASGNPDVVMKLDAAESKLHDLKSNMGILGKEAAAAMAAVEAQQQRLTLQRLIAMVEAERAYHQRAVQILEQLEGEMISERQRIEAAPSPTIENNVPPPPAYEESGVFASQTQNGSTDSMGYFLGEVMCPYQAESDIELNLAIGEYVVVRKVSNNGWAEGECKGKAGWFPYGYIERRERVLASKIAEVF; the protein is encoded by the exons ATGGAAACAATCCGAAAACAAGCTACTAGGCTTCGCGAGCAAGTTGCTAAGCAACAGCAG GCTGTTCTCAAGCAATTTGGCGCAGGAGGTTATAGCTCAGATAACGTGATCACAGATGAGGCAGAGTTTCAGCAACATCAAAAGCTTGAGAAGCTTTACATATCAACAAGGGCTGCTAAG CATTTTCAAAGAGATATTGTACGTGGAGTTGAAGGCTATATTGTTACTGGATCGAAACAAGTTGAAATCG GAACAAAATTGTCTGAAGACAGCCGAAAGTATGGTGGTGAAAATACTTGTACCAGTGGTagcacattgtccaaagcagcaGTCAGTTTTTCCCGAGCTCGTGCACAGATGGAAAAGGAGCGTGGAAATTTATTGAAAGCTTTGGGTACACAG GTAGCAGAACCTTTAAGAGCAATGGTTATGGGAGCTCCCTTGGAAGATGCTCGACATCTTGCTCAACGCTATGACAGAATGCGACAAGAAGCTGAAGCTCAG GCAATTGAAGTTTCCAAACGTCAGGCAAAAGTTAGAGAAGCATCAGGAAATCCTGATGTTGTTATGAAACTAGATGCTGCTGAGTCAAAGCTTCATGATTTGAAATCTAACATGGGGATATTAGGAAAGGAAGCTGCAGCTGCAATGGCTGCTGTTGAAGCTCAACAACAGAGATTGACTCTTCAGCGACTTATTGCCATG GTGGAAGCAGAACGTGCTTATCACCAAAGAGCAGTCCAGATACTTGAACAGCTTGAAGGCGAG ATGATTTCAGAGCGACAACGTATTGAAGCTGCTCCAAGCCCTACTATTGAGAATAATGTACCACCACCCCCAGCTTACGAAGAAAGTGGTGTTTTTGCATCTCAAACTCAAAATGGTTCAACTGACAGCATGGGTTATTTTCTTGGAGAG GTTATGTGCCCATATCAAGCAGAATCTGACATTGAATTAAATCTGGCAATCGGGGAATATGTTGTTGTCCGAAAG GTATCCAACAATGGTTGGGCTGAAGGTGAATGCAAGGGAAAAGCTGGTTGGTTCCCATACGGATATATTGAACGACGTGAACGTGTTCTCGCTAGCAAGATTGCAGAAGTTTTCTAG
- the LOC130806530 gene encoding protein DETOXIFICATION 46, chloroplastic-like, with protein MQFKAITSPSYLQIKPPIVKHISLTFNFKPFCYSQFWNPKIFHKPHRNFLKFGCISPSQELLGDFVNTHESESEISEIGIHSDNLEVRSVGPTNEGDNLADQNVWDQMIEIVRFSGPAAGLWICGPLMSLIDTAVIGQSSSIELAALGPGTVLCDYIGFVFMFLSIATSNMVATSLAKQDENQVQHQISMLLFMGLACGVSLLLLTKFLGEWALTVFVGVNNVHLVPAANTYVQIRALAWPAILVGSIVQSASLGMKDSLGPLKALLIASVLNGVGDVVLCTFLGYGIAGAAWATAASQIVAAYAMVNTLNAKGYNGYSFSIPSYSELREIFEIAAPVFITMISKVAFYGLIIYFATSMGTHTVAAHQVLINIYSICSVWGEPLSQTAQSFMPELLYGASRSLVKARLLLKSLLIIGMCIGLLLGTAATAVPLFAPNFFTSDPAVIGEMHKVSVFFFLAVSVTPCILPCEGTLLAGRDLKFISTSMSGCFTFGALILLFVKNQGLGLAGCWSALVLFQWARFLISLRRILSPSGVLYSEDLESFRLAELKAA; from the exons ATGCAATTCAAAGCCATTACTTCTCCTTCTTACCTTCAAATCAAACCTCCTATTGTTAAACACATTTCTTTAACTTTCAATTTCAAACCCTTTTGCTACTCTCAATTTTGGAACCCTAAAATCTTCCATAAACCCCATAGAAATTTCCTTAAATTTGGTTGTATAAGTCCAAGTCAAGAACTTTTGGGTGATTTTGTTAATACCCATGAATCAGAATCTGAAATTAGTGAAATTGGGATTCATTCAGACAATTTGGAGGTTCGAAGTGTGGGACCCACAAATGAGGGTGATAACTTAGCTGACCAAAATGTGTGGGATCAAATGATTGAAATTGTCAGGTTTTCCGGGCCAGCTGCCGGGCTGTGGATTTGTGGACCTTTAATGAGTCTTATTGATACTGCTGTTATTGGTCAGAGTAGCTCAATTGAGCTTGCTgctttag GTCCAGGAACTGTGCTTTGTGATTATATTGGATTTGTATTTATGTTTCTTTCAATTGCTACCTCCAATATGGTTGCTACTTCACTAGCCAAACAG GATGAGAATCAAGTGCAACATCAGATCTCCATGCTACTATTCATGGGTCTGGCTTGCGGAGTGTCACTGCTTTTGTTGACGAAATTCCTCGGTGAATGGGCTTTAACTG TTTTTGTGGGAGTGAACAATGTTCATCTTGTGCCTGCTGCAAATACATATGTACAG ATTCGTGCTTTGGCATGGCCTGCTATTCTTGTCGGATCTATTGTTCAAAGTGCCAG TTTAGGCATGAAAGATTCCCTAGGACCATTGAAGGCTTTGCTGATTGCAAGTGTTCTTAATGGTGTCGGTGATGTGGTGCTCTGTACTTTCTTGGGCTACGGGATTGCTGGTGCAGCATGGGCTACTGCAGCATCACAA ATAGTAGCAGCTTACGCAATGGTTAATACATTGAATGCGAAAGGATACAATGGCTATTCGTTTTCAATTCCATCGTATTCCGAACTTCGAGAAATATTCGAGATTGCTGCCCCAGTCTTTATAACAATGATCTCAAAG GTCGCCTTCTATggcttaattatttattttgcaaCGTCTATGGGTACACACACAGTGGCTGCTCATCAG GtcttaattaatatatatagcaTATGTTCAGTATGGGGTGAGCCCCTTTCTCAAACGGCACAATCATTTATGCCGGAGCTACTATATGGAGCCAGCCGAAGTTTAGTCAAG GCAAGATTGCTTTTGAAGTCTCTTCTGATAATAGGAATGTGTATTGGGCTTCTTCTAGGAACTGCTGCAACAGCCGTCCCATTGTTTGCTCCCAACTTCTTCACTTCTGATCCAGCAGTGATCGGTGAG ATGCACAAGGTTTCGGTTTTTTTCTTCCTTGCTGTAAGTGTGACTCCATGTATACTCCCCTGCGAAGGCACATTACTG GCTGGCAGGGATCTCAAATTCATAAGCACGTCAATGAGCGGGTGCTTCACTTTTGGCGCACTTATATTGCTG TTTGTGAAAAATCAAGGATTGGGTTTAGCGGGTTGCTGGAGTGCGCTCGTTTTATTTCAATGG GCGCGCTTCTTGATCTCTTTAAGACGCATCCTTTCTCCGAGTGGTGTATTATACTCCGAGGATCTTGAAAGTTTTCGGTTAGCTGAGCTGAAAGCAGCTTAG